The following are encoded in a window of Mycobacterium vicinigordonae genomic DNA:
- a CDS encoding ABC transporter permease — protein MLAAQFSLEAKLLLRNGEQLLLTMFIPITLLVGLTLLPFGSFREPRAAVFTPAIMALAVISTAFTGQAIAVAFDRRYGALKRLGATPLPVWGIIAGKSLAVVFTVFLQSIILGGIGFALGWRPSLAALALGALVIALGTAGFASLGLLLGGTLKAEVVLALANLLWFVFAGLGALTLETNLVPTGVKWAARVTPSGALTEALTQAMGQRVDWFGIAVLAGWGALAAVAARRWFRFT, from the coding sequence ATGCTGGCCGCTCAGTTCAGTCTTGAGGCGAAGTTGCTCTTGCGAAATGGCGAGCAACTGCTGCTGACCATGTTCATCCCGATCACGCTGTTGGTCGGGCTCACCCTGCTTCCATTCGGATCCTTCCGCGAGCCGCGGGCCGCTGTGTTCACCCCGGCGATCATGGCGTTGGCGGTCATCTCCACCGCGTTCACCGGGCAGGCCATCGCGGTCGCGTTCGACCGTCGCTACGGCGCCTTGAAGCGGCTCGGGGCCACCCCGCTGCCGGTATGGGGCATCATCGCCGGCAAGTCGCTGGCTGTGGTCTTTACGGTGTTCCTGCAGTCGATCATCTTGGGCGGCATAGGTTTTGCTTTGGGCTGGCGACCGTCCTTGGCCGCGCTGGCGCTGGGTGCGCTGGTGATAGCGTTGGGCACCGCGGGTTTTGCTTCGCTGGGTCTGTTGCTCGGCGGCACCCTGAAGGCTGAGGTGGTTCTGGCGTTGGCCAATCTGCTGTGGTTCGTCTTCGCCGGACTGGGCGCGCTGACGCTCGAGACGAACCTGGTGCCCACCGGCGTCAAGTGGGCGGCACGGGTCACGCCGTCCGGTGCGCTCACCGAGGCGCTGACCCAGGCCATGGGGCAGCGAGTGGACTGGTTCGGGATCGCCGTTCTTGCCGGCTGGGGCGCGTTGGCCGCGGTGGCGGCGCGGCGCTGGTTCCGCTTCACCTGA
- the mptB gene encoding polyprenol phosphomannose-dependent alpha 1,6 mannosyltransferase MptB gives MAARHHTLSSSIAALHGDEQTVGKPLNATELSALKRTRLFGATGTVLMAIGALGDGARPVVQDPTFGVRLLNLPSRIQTVALTMTTTGAVMMALAWLMLGRFVSGKRRMSRGELDRTLVLWMLPLLIAPPMYSKDVYSYLAQSQISLEGLDPYRVGPASGLGLGHVFTLSVPSLWRETPAPYGPLFLWIGRGISALTGENIVAAVLCHRLVVLFGVALIVWATPRLARRCGVAEVSALWLGAANPLLFMHLVAGIHNEALMLGLMLSGAEFALRGIDSKRPLKPPSWRIGADWEPLGMLLAGSVLIVLSSQVKLPSLLALGFVTGALAYRLGGTVKALLLSGTAMAGVALAVMGIVGWASGLGFGWMYTLGTANVVRSWMSPPTLLALGTGQVGILLGLGDHTTAILSLTRAIGVLIIMVMVCWLLLAVFRGRLHPIGGLGVALGLTVLLFPVVQPWYLLWAIIPLAAWATRTGFRAAAIVITLIVGIFGPTANGDRFALFQIVDATLASAFIVVALISVTYHRLPWRPLPEDKAPETAETPVTDDVPGPTLRTTNTPDAYADST, from the coding sequence ATGGCTGCCCGCCACCACACGCTGAGCTCGTCGATCGCCGCCCTGCACGGCGACGAGCAGACGGTGGGCAAACCACTCAACGCCACCGAGCTGTCGGCGCTCAAACGCACCCGACTCTTCGGTGCGACTGGGACTGTCCTGATGGCGATCGGCGCCCTGGGCGACGGCGCCCGGCCCGTCGTCCAGGACCCCACCTTCGGGGTGCGGCTGCTGAACCTCCCGTCCCGTATCCAGACGGTGGCCTTGACCATGACCACCACCGGCGCGGTGATGATGGCGCTGGCCTGGCTGATGCTGGGCCGGTTCGTGTCGGGTAAGCGGCGGATGTCGCGCGGCGAGCTGGACCGCACCCTGGTGCTGTGGATGCTGCCGCTGCTCATCGCCCCGCCGATGTACAGCAAGGACGTCTACTCCTACCTGGCCCAGAGCCAGATCTCGCTGGAGGGACTCGACCCCTATCGGGTGGGGCCCGCATCGGGCCTAGGGCTGGGCCATGTGTTCACGCTGTCGGTACCCAGCCTGTGGCGCGAGACACCGGCCCCCTACGGACCGCTGTTCCTGTGGATCGGCCGCGGCATCTCGGCACTGACCGGGGAGAACATCGTTGCCGCTGTGCTCTGCCACCGCCTGGTGGTGCTGTTCGGCGTGGCGCTGATCGTGTGGGCCACACCGCGGCTGGCTCGGCGCTGCGGAGTCGCCGAGGTCAGCGCCCTGTGGCTGGGGGCCGCCAACCCGCTGCTGTTCATGCATTTGGTCGCCGGCATCCACAACGAGGCGCTGATGCTGGGGCTGATGCTCAGTGGCGCCGAATTCGCGCTGCGGGGTATCGATTCGAAACGCCCACTGAAGCCCCCGTCGTGGCGGATCGGCGCGGACTGGGAACCACTGGGCATGCTGTTGGCCGGTTCCGTCTTAATCGTGCTGTCATCGCAGGTCAAACTGCCATCGCTGCTGGCACTGGGGTTCGTCACCGGAGCGTTGGCCTACCGGTTGGGCGGCACCGTCAAGGCGCTGCTGCTGTCCGGCACGGCCATGGCGGGCGTGGCGCTAGCGGTGATGGGCATTGTCGGCTGGGCCAGTGGCCTGGGATTCGGCTGGATGTACACCCTGGGCACCGCGAACGTGGTGCGCAGCTGGATGTCGCCGCCTACCCTGCTGGCGCTGGGCACCGGGCAGGTAGGGATTCTGCTGGGCCTGGGCGATCACACCACCGCGATCCTGTCACTGACCCGTGCCATCGGTGTCCTGATCATCATGGTGATGGTCTGCTGGCTGTTACTGGCTGTCTTCCGCGGCCGACTGCACCCGATCGGCGGCCTTGGGGTAGCGCTGGGCCTGACCGTACTGCTGTTTCCAGTGGTGCAGCCCTGGTATCTGCTGTGGGCAATCATCCCGCTGGCCGCCTGGGCCACCCGAACCGGATTCCGTGCCGCCGCGATCGTCATCACCCTCATCGTCGGCATCTTCGGCCCCACCGCCAACGGTGATCGCTTCGCGCTGTTCCAGATCGTCGACGCCACGCTGGCCAGCGCATTCATCGTGGTCGCGCTGATTTCAGTGACCTACCACCGACTGCCCTGGCGGCCGCTGCCCGAAGATAAGGCACCGGAGACGGCCGAGACCCCGGTCACTGACGATGTCCCTGGACCTACCCTACGGACGACCAACACCCCGGACGCCTACGCTGATTCCACGTGA
- the sufC gene encoding Fe-S cluster assembly ATPase SufC produces MTTLEIKDLHVSVAGDGDGEIPILKGVDLTVKSGETHALMGPNGSGKSTLSYAIAGHPKYLVNSGSITLDGEDVLAMSVDERARAGLFLAMQYPVEVPGVSVSNFLRSAATAIRGEAPKLRLWVKEVKAAMAALEIDPAFAERSVNEGFSGGEKKRHEILQLELLKPKIAILDETDSGLDVDALRVVSEGVNRYAQTNDGGVLLITHYTRILRYIHPEFVHVFIGGRIAESGGPELADELEQNGYVRFTQAATAGA; encoded by the coding sequence ATGACCACTCTGGAAATCAAAGACCTACACGTCAGCGTCGCCGGCGACGGCGACGGTGAAATCCCCATCCTCAAAGGCGTCGACCTGACCGTGAAATCCGGTGAGACGCACGCCCTGATGGGCCCCAACGGCTCCGGCAAGTCGACGTTGTCCTACGCCATCGCCGGCCATCCTAAGTACCTGGTGAACTCCGGGTCGATCACCTTGGACGGCGAAGACGTACTGGCCATGAGTGTCGACGAACGCGCAAGGGCCGGACTGTTTTTGGCCATGCAGTACCCCGTTGAGGTGCCGGGCGTGTCGGTGTCAAACTTCCTGCGCTCGGCCGCCACCGCGATCCGCGGTGAGGCACCCAAGCTGCGGCTGTGGGTTAAGGAAGTCAAGGCGGCAATGGCCGCGCTAGAGATCGACCCGGCGTTCGCCGAGCGCAGTGTCAACGAGGGCTTCTCCGGTGGCGAGAAGAAGCGTCACGAGATCCTGCAACTCGAGTTGCTCAAGCCCAAGATCGCGATCCTCGACGAGACCGACTCCGGTCTGGACGTCGACGCGCTGCGTGTGGTTAGCGAGGGCGTGAACCGATACGCGCAGACCAACGATGGCGGCGTCCTGCTGATCACGCACTACACCCGGATCCTGCGCTACATCCACCCCGAGTTCGTGCACGTGTTCATCGGTGGTCGCATCGCCGAATCCGGTGGCCCGGAGCTGGCCGACGAGCTCGAACAGAACGGTTACGTGCGCTTCACGCAAGCGGCGACTGCCGGAGCGTAG
- a CDS encoding zeta toxin family protein, producing MAPQIHVVAGVNGAGKSSIVGATIRVKGGQYYNPDEAAREIRAANPGLGQTEANAVAWQQGRRLLELAIEKGLDFTFETTLGGTTMPRLLADAAKRGVEIHVLYVGLGSAEAHIDRVRQRVRAGGHDIPEADIRRRYRHSLINLLTLLPVLSELRVYDNSVTADPATGRAPLPVLVLHLEHGRIVGPPDLTLTPMWAKPVVAAALQIG from the coding sequence ATGGCGCCGCAGATTCATGTGGTGGCAGGCGTCAACGGCGCCGGCAAGAGCAGCATCGTCGGCGCCACGATCCGGGTGAAAGGTGGTCAGTACTACAACCCGGATGAAGCCGCCCGGGAAATTCGGGCTGCCAACCCCGGGCTGGGCCAGACCGAGGCCAACGCGGTCGCCTGGCAACAGGGACGACGTTTGCTGGAACTGGCTATCGAGAAGGGTCTGGACTTCACTTTCGAGACAACGCTCGGCGGAACTACGATGCCGCGGCTGCTGGCCGACGCCGCCAAGCGTGGCGTCGAGATTCACGTTCTCTATGTGGGGCTTGGCAGCGCCGAGGCACACATCGATCGAGTGCGTCAGCGGGTCCGCGCGGGTGGTCACGACATCCCAGAAGCCGACATCCGCCGCCGCTACCGGCACAGCCTGATCAACCTCCTGACATTGCTTCCGGTGCTGAGCGAGCTACGGGTGTACGACAACTCGGTGACCGCTGACCCCGCGACGGGCCGGGCGCCGCTGCCGGTCCTGGTACTGCACCTGGAACACGGCCGCATCGTCGGGCCGCCTGATCTGACCTTGACACCGATGTGGGCGAAGCCCGTCGTCGCGGCGGCGCTGCAGATTGGCTAA
- a CDS encoding COX15/CtaA family protein gives MRAVDLLPDPSLRVQRIIAAAVILSQGGIAVTGAIVRVTASGLGCPTWPQCFPGSFTPVAVAEVPRIHQAVEFGNRMITFAVVITAALAVLAVVRARRRREVLVYAWLMPASTVVQAVIGGITVRTGLLWWTVAIHLLTSMTMVWLSVLLYVKVGEPDDGVVEQRVATPLRLLTALSALNLAAVLVTGTLVTAAGPHAGDKSPSRTVPRLTVEITTLVHAHSSLLVSYLSLLVGLGFGLVAVHAAPAVTRRLAVLVALVFAQAAVGTAQFYAGVPAALVAIHVAGAAACTAATAALWASMRQRTQPESLQS, from the coding sequence ATGCGCGCGGTGGACCTGCTCCCCGACCCCAGCCTCCGCGTCCAGCGCATCATCGCTGCCGCCGTCATCCTCAGCCAGGGTGGCATCGCCGTGACCGGCGCCATCGTGCGCGTCACCGCCTCCGGGCTGGGGTGCCCGACCTGGCCACAGTGCTTTCCGGGCAGTTTCACCCCTGTCGCGGTCGCCGAAGTGCCACGAATCCACCAGGCCGTCGAATTCGGCAACCGGATGATCACTTTCGCTGTCGTCATCACCGCCGCACTGGCGGTGTTGGCGGTGGTCCGCGCCCGGCGACGCCGCGAAGTACTGGTCTATGCATGGCTGATGCCGGCGTCCACGGTGGTGCAGGCTGTCATCGGCGGGATCACGGTACGGACCGGGCTGCTCTGGTGGACGGTGGCTATCCACCTGCTGACGTCGATGACGATGGTGTGGCTGTCGGTGCTGCTCTACGTCAAGGTCGGGGAGCCCGACGATGGGGTCGTCGAACAGCGGGTCGCCACACCGTTGCGATTGCTCACCGCGCTCAGCGCGCTGAATCTTGCGGCGGTGCTGGTGACCGGCACCCTGGTGACCGCCGCCGGCCCGCACGCCGGCGACAAGAGCCCTAGCCGCACCGTGCCGCGCCTGACGGTCGAGATCACCACCTTGGTGCACGCGCACTCGTCGCTGCTGGTGTCCTACCTATCACTGCTGGTGGGTCTGGGGTTCGGCCTCGTCGCGGTGCATGCCGCACCCGCCGTTACTCGGCGCCTTGCGGTGTTGGTGGCGCTGGTGTTCGCGCAGGCGGCGGTGGGCACCGCGCAGTTCTACGCCGGGGTGCCCGCGGCCCTGGTCGCCATCCACGTGGCCGGGGCGGCGGCGTGTACGGCTGCCACTGCGGCGCTATGGGCGTCGATGCGACAACGGACCCAGCCCGAGTCGCTCCAGAGCTGA
- a CDS encoding quinone oxidoreductase family protein, whose product MHAIEVSQTGGPEVLNYTEVPRPEAGPGEVLIKAEAIGVNFIDTYFRTGQYPRPLPFVLGSEICGTVVAVGPDADSTVAVGDRVVSAAANGGYAEFCTAPAFLTSEVPDGVSSEVAASALLKGLTAHYLLTSVFPVQAGHSVLVHAGAGGVGLILTQWATHLGARVITTVSTLEKERLSRQAGAAEVLPYPDDAERFGQRVHELTDGAGVDAVYDGVGATTFDASLASLAVRGTLALFGAASGPVPPFDPQRLNAAGSVYLTRPSLAHFTRTAQEFSWRANELFGVIASGAVQVAVGGSYPLAEAARAHADLEGRQTTGSIVLVP is encoded by the coding sequence ATGCATGCCATCGAAGTCAGCCAAACCGGCGGCCCTGAAGTCCTGAACTACACCGAGGTGCCCCGACCGGAAGCCGGACCCGGCGAGGTGCTGATCAAAGCTGAAGCTATCGGCGTCAACTTCATCGACACCTATTTCCGCACCGGCCAGTACCCGCGGCCGCTGCCGTTCGTGCTGGGCTCCGAGATATGCGGCACGGTCGTTGCCGTCGGACCCGACGCCGATTCCACCGTCGCCGTGGGCGACCGGGTGGTCAGCGCTGCAGCCAACGGTGGCTACGCCGAATTCTGCACTGCACCAGCCTTTTTGACGAGCGAAGTGCCCGACGGCGTCAGCTCGGAAGTGGCAGCTTCGGCCCTGTTGAAGGGACTCACCGCGCATTACCTACTCACATCGGTGTTTCCGGTCCAGGCCGGGCACAGCGTGCTGGTGCACGCCGGCGCCGGCGGAGTGGGTCTGATCCTGACCCAGTGGGCGACTCACCTTGGGGCGCGGGTGATCACGACGGTGTCGACGCTGGAGAAAGAGCGGCTGTCGCGGCAGGCGGGCGCCGCCGAGGTGCTTCCCTACCCCGACGACGCCGAACGATTCGGTCAGCGAGTACACGAACTCACCGACGGCGCCGGGGTCGACGCGGTGTACGACGGTGTGGGTGCGACGACGTTCGACGCCAGCCTGGCGAGCCTGGCGGTGCGCGGGACGCTTGCCCTGTTCGGCGCGGCCAGTGGACCTGTTCCCCCATTCGACCCGCAACGGCTGAACGCCGCGGGGTCGGTGTATCTCACCCGGCCGTCGCTGGCCCATTTCACCCGCACGGCACAGGAGTTCAGCTGGCGAGCCAACGAACTGTTCGGCGTGATCGCCAGCGGCGCAGTGCAAGTCGCGGTCGGTGGCTCCTATCCGCTGGCCGAGGCCGCGCGCGCCCACGCCGATTTGGAAGGCCGCCAGACCACCGGCTCGATCGTCCTGGTGCCTTAG
- a CDS encoding helix-turn-helix transcriptional regulator, whose amino-acid sequence MLDGLPELRHTGVVKIYSELDAAVPAAAVAGSDGHTRRAIVRLLLESGSITATEISDRLGLSAAGVRRHLDALIDAGDAESVPAAPWQQVGRGRPAKRYRLTAAGRGKLDHSYDDLAAAAIRQLREIGGDEAVKTFARRRIDSILSGITPAEGPDDGALEAAAERIAQALSEAGYVATTTRVGGPIHGVQICQHHCPVSHVAEEFPELCEAEQQAMSEVLGTHVQLLATIVNGDCACTTHVPLSPAPSPRRVDTSNEGASS is encoded by the coding sequence TTGCTGGACGGGCTACCGGAATTGCGACACACTGGTGTTGTGAAAATCTATTCGGAGCTGGATGCTGCCGTGCCGGCAGCTGCGGTCGCCGGATCGGACGGACACACCCGGCGCGCGATCGTGCGCCTGCTGCTCGAATCGGGATCCATCACCGCCACCGAGATCAGCGACCGGCTGGGTCTATCGGCGGCCGGGGTGCGGCGTCACCTCGACGCGCTGATCGACGCCGGCGACGCCGAATCGGTGCCCGCCGCGCCCTGGCAACAGGTGGGGCGGGGACGGCCGGCCAAGCGCTACCGGCTGACCGCGGCCGGGCGGGGGAAGCTTGACCACTCCTACGACGACTTGGCTGCTGCCGCAATACGACAACTGCGCGAGATCGGCGGGGACGAGGCGGTCAAGACATTCGCGCGGCGCCGTATCGACTCCATCTTGTCTGGTATCACGCCCGCCGAGGGGCCCGACGACGGTGCCCTCGAAGCGGCTGCCGAGCGCATTGCGCAGGCGCTGTCGGAGGCCGGCTACGTCGCCACTACCACCCGGGTGGGCGGCCCGATTCACGGTGTGCAAATCTGCCAGCATCACTGCCCGGTCTCCCATGTCGCCGAGGAATTCCCGGAACTGTGTGAGGCCGAGCAGCAGGCCATGTCCGAAGTGCTCGGCACCCACGTGCAGTTGTTGGCGACGATCGTCAACGGGGACTGCGCATGTACCACGCACGTACCACTCAGTCCGGCGCCCAGCCCACGCCGAGTCGACACAAGCAACGAAGGAGCGTCCTCATGA
- the sufD gene encoding Fe-S cluster assembly protein SufD → MTSPVTQTPSHTLNKGELFSSFDVDAFEVPHGRDELWRFTPLKRLRGLHDGSANATGRANITVTEHEGVTTEQVRRGDERLGQAGVPADRIAAQAFSSFNSATLVTVGRDTQIAEPINITVEGPGAGSTAYGHLQIRVQELGEAVVAVDHRGSGTYADNLEFVVADAARLTVIWIADWADDAVHVSAHHGRLGKDAVLKHTTITLGGEVVRMSATARFAGPGGDADLLGLYFADDGQHLESRLLVDHAKPNCRSNVLYKGALQGDPSSKRPDAHTVWIGDVLIRAEATGTDTFEMNRNLVLTDGARADSVPNLEIETGEIAGAGHASATGRFDDEQLFYLRSRGIPEEQARRLVIRGFFGEIIAKIAVPEIRERLSAAIEHELELTEKAEKTEAL, encoded by the coding sequence ATGACTTCGCCTGTCACGCAAACCCCTTCGCACACACTGAACAAGGGGGAGCTTTTCTCCTCCTTCGACGTCGACGCGTTCGAGGTACCGCACGGCCGCGACGAACTCTGGCGGTTCACCCCGCTCAAGCGCCTGCGCGGTCTGCACGACGGCTCGGCCAACGCAACCGGTCGCGCCAACATCACCGTCACTGAGCACGAGGGCGTCACTACCGAGCAGGTACGCCGTGGCGACGAGCGGCTCGGTCAGGCTGGTGTGCCCGCCGACCGGATTGCGGCTCAAGCATTTTCGTCGTTCAACTCCGCAACGCTGGTCACCGTCGGACGAGACACGCAGATCGCCGAGCCGATCAACATCACGGTGGAGGGGCCCGGGGCCGGCTCGACCGCCTACGGGCACCTGCAGATCCGGGTGCAGGAGCTCGGTGAGGCCGTCGTCGCCGTCGACCATCGGGGCAGCGGAACCTACGCAGACAACCTCGAATTCGTGGTCGCAGACGCCGCCCGGCTCACCGTCATCTGGATTGCCGACTGGGCCGACGACGCCGTGCACGTCAGTGCGCACCACGGCCGCCTCGGTAAGGACGCGGTGCTCAAGCACACCACCATTACCCTGGGTGGCGAGGTGGTCCGCATGTCAGCCACCGCACGCTTCGCCGGCCCGGGCGGCGACGCGGACCTGCTGGGGTTGTACTTCGCCGACGACGGTCAGCACCTTGAGTCGCGGCTGCTGGTCGACCACGCCAAGCCCAACTGCCGGTCCAACGTGCTTTACAAGGGGGCGTTGCAAGGGGATCCGTCGTCCAAGCGGCCCGATGCGCACACCGTCTGGATCGGCGATGTTTTGATCCGTGCCGAGGCCACCGGCACCGACACCTTCGAGATGAACCGCAACCTGGTCCTCACCGACGGCGCGCGCGCCGACTCGGTGCCGAACCTGGAGATCGAGACGGGTGAGATTGCCGGGGCCGGACACGCCAGTGCCACCGGGCGTTTCGACGATGAGCAGCTGTTCTACCTGCGCTCGCGTGGCATCCCCGAAGAGCAGGCCCGTCGCCTGGTGATCCGCGGATTCTTTGGCGAGATTATCGCCAAGATCGCGGTGCCCGAGATTCGCGAACGCCTGAGCGCAGCCATCGAACACGAGTTGGAACTTACGGAGAAAGCCGAGAAGACCGAAGCCCTATGA
- the sufB gene encoding Fe-S cluster assembly protein SufB: MTLEAAREPLTQEQTIDSLGRYGYGWADSDVAGASAARGLSEAVVRDISAKKNEPEWMLNIRLKALGIFDKKPMPNWGSNLEGIDFDNIKYFVRSTEKQAASWEDLPADIKNTYDRLGIPEAEKQRLVAGVAAQYESEVVYHQIREDLEAQGVIFLDTDTGLREHPEIFQKYFGTVIPAGDNKFSALNTAVWSGGSFIYVPPGVRVDIPLQAYFRINTENMGQFERTLIIVDEDAYVHYIEGCTAPIYKSDSLHSAVVEIIVKPGGRCRYTTIQNWSNNVYNLVTKRARAEAGATMEWVDGNIGSKVTMKYPAVWMTGEHAKGEVLSIAFAGEDQHQDTGAKMLHLAPNTSSNIVSKSVARGGGRTSYRGLVQVNKGAHGSKSSVKCDALLVDTISRSDTYPYVDIREDDVTMGHEATVSKVSENQLFYLMSRGMTEDEAMAMVVRGFVEPIAKELPMEYALELNRLIELQMEGAVG; encoded by the coding sequence ATGACACTCGAAGCGGCCAGGGAGCCCTTGACCCAGGAACAGACGATCGATTCGCTGGGACGGTACGGCTACGGGTGGGCAGATTCCGACGTCGCGGGGGCCAGTGCAGCGCGCGGGCTGTCCGAGGCGGTGGTTCGCGACATCTCGGCGAAGAAGAACGAGCCCGAGTGGATGCTGAACATCCGGCTCAAGGCGCTGGGAATCTTCGATAAGAAGCCGATGCCGAACTGGGGCTCCAACCTCGAGGGCATCGACTTCGACAACATCAAATACTTCGTGCGGTCCACCGAGAAGCAGGCGGCGTCCTGGGAGGATTTGCCGGCTGACATCAAGAACACCTACGACCGGCTGGGCATCCCGGAAGCCGAGAAGCAGCGGCTGGTGGCCGGCGTTGCGGCGCAATACGAATCTGAGGTGGTGTACCACCAGATCCGCGAGGACCTGGAAGCGCAGGGCGTCATCTTCCTCGACACCGACACCGGGCTGCGCGAGCACCCCGAGATTTTCCAGAAGTACTTCGGCACCGTGATTCCGGCCGGTGATAACAAGTTCTCCGCACTGAATACGGCGGTGTGGTCGGGAGGCAGTTTCATCTATGTCCCGCCCGGTGTTCGCGTGGACATCCCGCTGCAGGCTTACTTCCGGATCAACACCGAGAACATGGGACAGTTCGAACGGACCCTGATCATCGTCGACGAGGACGCTTACGTCCACTACATCGAAGGGTGCACCGCGCCGATCTACAAATCAGATTCGCTGCATTCAGCGGTGGTCGAGATCATCGTGAAGCCCGGTGGCCGTTGTCGTTACACCACAATCCAGAACTGGTCCAACAACGTCTACAACCTGGTCACCAAGCGCGCTCGGGCCGAGGCAGGCGCCACCATGGAATGGGTCGACGGGAATATCGGATCCAAGGTGACGATGAAGTACCCCGCGGTCTGGATGACCGGCGAGCACGCCAAGGGCGAGGTGCTCTCGATCGCATTCGCTGGCGAGGACCAGCATCAGGACACCGGCGCCAAGATGCTGCACCTGGCGCCGAACACGTCGAGCAACATCGTGTCCAAGTCGGTGGCGCGCGGCGGTGGCCGCACCTCCTACCGCGGCCTGGTCCAGGTGAACAAGGGCGCGCATGGCTCCAAGTCGAGCGTGAAATGTGATGCGCTGCTGGTCGATACGATCAGCCGCAGCGACACCTACCCCTACGTCGACATCCGCGAGGACGACGTGACGATGGGCCACGAGGCTACCGTGTCCAAGGTCAGCGAGAACCAGCTGTTCTACCTGATGAGCCGCGGCATGACCGAGGACGAGGCGATGGCGATGGTGGTGCGCGGCTTCGTCGAGCCGATCGCCAAGGAACTCCCGATGGAGTACGCGCTGGAGCTCAACCGGCTGATCGAGCTGCAGATGGAGGGCGCGGTCGGATGA
- a CDS encoding ABC transporter ATP-binding protein gives MSPVPQTREIVVRLRGLCKKYGSVQAVSDLDLEVHAAEVFALLGPNGAGKTTTIEMCEGFVRPDAGTVEVLGLDPIADNARLRPRIGVMLQGGGGYPAARAGEMLNLVASYAADPLDPGWLLETLGLTDAARTTYRRLSGGQQQRLALACALVGRPELVFLDEPTAGMDAHARVLVWELIDALRRDGVTVVLTTHHLKEAEELADRLVIIDHGTTVAAGKPADLMRSGAKGQLRFSAPPRLDLSLLAAALPEGYQATELTPGEYLVEGEVGPQVLATVTAWCAQIDALATDMRVEQRSLEDVFLELTGRRLRQ, from the coding sequence GTGAGCCCCGTCCCCCAGACCCGCGAGATCGTGGTGCGGCTGCGCGGCCTGTGCAAAAAGTACGGATCGGTCCAGGCCGTCTCCGATCTCGACCTCGAGGTGCATGCCGCCGAGGTGTTCGCTTTGCTGGGTCCCAACGGCGCCGGTAAGACGACCACCATAGAAATGTGCGAGGGCTTCGTGCGCCCGGACGCTGGCACCGTCGAAGTTCTCGGCCTCGATCCGATCGCCGACAACGCGCGGCTGCGCCCGCGTATCGGGGTGATGTTGCAGGGCGGCGGCGGCTATCCCGCCGCGCGAGCCGGCGAGATGCTGAATTTGGTCGCCTCCTACGCGGCCGACCCGCTCGATCCGGGCTGGCTGCTCGAGACATTGGGCCTGACTGATGCTGCGCGCACCACATATCGGCGGCTCTCTGGTGGCCAGCAGCAGCGGCTGGCGTTGGCGTGCGCCCTAGTGGGGCGCCCCGAGCTGGTGTTTCTGGACGAGCCGACCGCCGGCATGGATGCGCATGCCCGAGTCCTGGTCTGGGAGCTGATCGATGCACTGCGCCGCGACGGCGTCACCGTGGTGCTCACTACGCACCACCTCAAGGAAGCCGAGGAACTCGCCGACCGCTTGGTCATCATCGACCACGGGACGACGGTCGCCGCAGGCAAACCCGCCGATCTGATGCGCAGCGGCGCCAAAGGGCAGTTGCGTTTCAGCGCGCCACCGCGCCTTGACCTGTCGCTGCTGGCCGCGGCGTTGCCGGAGGGCTACCAGGCCACTGAGCTGACACCCGGGGAGTACCTGGTCGAAGGCGAGGTGGGCCCCCAGGTGCTGGCCACGGTCACGGCGTGGTGCGCGCAGATCGACGCCCTGGCCACCGACATGCGCGTCGAACAGCGCAGCCTCGAGGACGTCTTCCTCGAACTCACCGGCAGGAGGCTGCGGCAGTGA